The following nucleotide sequence is from Chryseobacterium sp. CY350.
AAAAACAAAGAAAACTCAATTATTGAGGTTATTACAACTGCATCTCAGATTCCTCAGATTGTAGGAGCAGAATATAAAAAAGCTTTTGAATTTTTAGGAGCTAAAAATGTCAACATTCTTGATATTCACAACCGCGAAGAAGCCAATTCTGATGCCATCGTTGCAAGAGCAAATGCGGCAGACGTTGTAATGTTTACAGGCGGAGATCAGCTGAGGCTGACGTCTATTCTGGGCGGAACAAGATTTCACGATACTATTTTATTAAAATATCTGGAGCAGGATTTTATCTATTCCGGAACTTCTGCGGGAGCTGCTGCAGCATCCGAAAATATGATTTATCAGGGAAGCAGCTCAGAAGCTCTTTTGAAAGGTGAAATAAAAACTACACAAGGATTGGGACTTATTGATAACGTTATCGTTGATACCCATTTTGTGCAGCGAGGCAGAATAGGAAGACTTTTTCAGGCTGTAGTTAGTAATCCCAGAACTTTGGGAATAGGATTGGGAGAAGATACCGGACTTTTCATTTACAATGACACAATGACCGCTGTAGGTTCGGGACTTGTAATCATCGTAGACGGAAGGTTTATAAAAGACACTAATCTTACCAATATTAATCTGGGTGAGCCCATTTCTATTGATAACCTGACCGTTCACGTGATGTCTATGAATGATCATTATGATTTAACGACCAGAAAACTTACCATAGAAAATTCACAATTTAACCCGATACCGCAAGCTTAAATATATCATTAAAGATTATTTATTTGCAAATGAATTCAATTTGTGAATTAATTAATTTCTTATCAACCATCAATCACAATTTTATGAAAATCATCATTCACGGAGGTTTTTTCTCTGAAAGCGATCAAAGCAATGACGTGAAAATTGCTAAGCAAAATTCTTTGAAAGATATTGCAAAAAAAGCTTACCTTTATTTAGAAACGCATTCTGCATTTGAGACTGCTGCTTTTGCAGTTTCTCTTTTAGAAGACGATGAATTATATAACGCGGGGATTGGATCGCAGATTCAAAGTGACGGAATTATTCGCATGAGTGCTGCAATCATGGATGGTGAAACTCAGAAAATGAGTGGCGTCATCAATATTCAAAATGTCAAAAATCCGATATTTGTAGCTAAAGATTTAATGAAAGAAGATGACAGAGTTTTGGGTGGAAGCGGTGCTAAAAATTATGCAACTGAACATGGTTTTGAAGATTTTTCAACCGAAATTCCTCGACGCAGAAAAGAATATGAAGCCAAGTTAAACAATGGTGGAAAAGGCACTGTAGGATGTGTCGCATTTGATAAAGATAAGAAACTGGCCGTCGCAACATCTACTGGCGGAAAAGGTTTTGAAATTCCTGGAAGGATCTCAGATTCTGCCACAGTTGCAGGTAATTATACCAACGAATTCTGCGCTGTCAGTTGTACAGGAGTTGGTGAAGATATTGTGAGCAATGCGACGTCAGCAAAAATTGTCACACGAGTAACGGACGGAATGAATCTAAAACAGGCTTTTGAAAAGACTTTTGCAGAGCTAAAAACTATTGACGGTTTTGCAGGAGCAATTGCAATTGATAAAGATGGAGATATGTATCATCAGGATTCTCATCCAATGATGGTTTTTGCAAGTTATGACGGAGAAAATTTTGAAATATTTAATTAAATTTTAACAATCTTTTAGTATTACCCAACTTTTTTTGGCACGTATTTTACATACTAAGAGTTATAACAAATTTAAATATAACTTTTAAAATCAGAAATCATGGGAAATAAAACAAATGGCTTATTAGCATTAGTTGGTTTAGGAGCATTAGCTTATTGGAAATACAAAAAATCTACTCCAGAACAGCAACAAGCAGTAAAAGATAAGTTCAATAATGCAAAAGACAACCTCAACAAATGGGGAAATGATCTAAAAGACAAAGCAAATGATGTAGCTTCTCAGGCTCAAAATAAATTTGACGAAGCAAAAACAAAGGTAGAAGATACTGCTACAAATATGTAGGATTTGCTACAACAATTTTAATATTATTTACATTCATATTAAAGAAAAAGTCATCGATTACGATGACTTTTTCTTTGCTTTTATGGCATAAACCATTGGTATCTTATTTCCAAATTTAGAGATTCTCCATTTTCCTTTTTCGAACTCCTTTACGTGTTTAAAACAGGGATAAGGAGACCAATCAAATTCCTGAAAATTCTTAAGCTCTAAATTTTTATTGATTAAATTTTGAAGTACATCAGATAATGGATGATTCCAGGAAACATAATCCTGAACGATATCTGCAGAAGAGTCTGCGTATGTACCTTCTAAGGTTTCGGTGATCGGTTTTTCATTAAAATAATTGTAAGCTACACCTTCAAAATCATCATCGTACATCCAAACAACAGGATGGAATTCTGCCATAACGAATTCTCCGTCGGGTTTTAAAAAATGACTGACAACATTTGCCCATTTTTCGAGATCCGGCAACCAACCGATCGTTCCGTAACTTGTAAAAACAATATCAAATTTTTCATCTAAAACATTGGGAAGATTGTAAACATCTGAACAGATAAATTCTGTATCTGTACCACATTTTTTTGCTAAATCTATTGCCGCGTAGATCGCCTTATCCGATAGATCAATTCCGGTAACTTTTGCTCCCAATCTCGACAGCGATATGGAATCTTGCCCAAAATGACACTGTAAGTGCAGAATACTTTTTCCTTTTATATCGCCTAAAAGCTCAAGTTCGATAGAATTGAGTGAAGTTCTTCCTTTTACAAATTCATCGACAAAGTAAAAATCTGATTCCAGATGAGGTTGTACCCTCGCATTCCAAGAGTTTTTATTGATTTCTAAATAATTTTTCATTTGGCTAATAATTATTAACAGTATTCTTAGAGATAAAACGATTAAAATAAAACGTCCAGGGAAATAATGAAATTAGTAAAAATGCAAGCACTATCTTAGACTTGTTATTATAATCTTTAACCTTATAGATATAATCATCATATTCTTTAAGATAGTAAACAGCGATTGAAGATTTTGTTGGAAATTGTTCGCAAACTTCAGAACTCAGTTTTATTGAATATTTTTTTCCATCCACATTAATTAATACACTAGACGAACTTCTTCCGTATTTTCTACAATGTTGACGAGTAACAATATGCGAACTCTTTACACCATTTTCGGTAGTTTTGTGATATTTATTATCTGAATACAAAGCATATATTAACATAATAATCACCATTCCAATAAAGAAAAGATGATTATTACTATAATATTTTTTTCGTTTGAGAGTCAAAATTTTCACCCTAAAAACTCCTCCAAAGAAACCGTTTTCTGTTCTCCAGCTTCCAGATTTTTATAAGTAACAGTTTTGTTTTTAATTTCCTCTTCGCCTAAGAAAACAAGATTTTTAATCCCTTTCTTTTCAGCGTAAGTAAATTGTTTATTTATTTTTGAACTTTCAGGATAAAGCTCCGCAGAAATTCCTTTTTCTCTTAACCGAACAATTAGTTTTAATGCTTCCAGAGTTTCTTCACCTCCAAAGTTGGCAAATAAATATTCAACGTTAGAAGTAGCATCTTCAGGGAAAAGATTCAATTCTTCCATCACGAGATAAATTCTATCTAACCCAAAAGAAATTCCGATTCCGGGAACATTTTTCACTCCGAAAACTTCCGTCAAATTATCATATCTTCCGCCGCCGCCGATAGAACCCATTTGCGCTTCGTCGGCTTTTACCTCGAAAATTGCTCCTGTGTAGTAATCTAATCCACGCGCCAAAGTAATATCAAAAACCAAATTCTGAATATCAACTCCCAAATTCACCGACTGAGTGAGAACAAATTCCAACTCTTCAACGCCTTTTAATCCGGTTTCGTTTCCTGCAAATTTTTCTTTCAATTGAAGAAGATTTTCCAAAGCATTATTTGATTGTGTAAAAAGGAAATCCAGTTTATCAATTGATTCCTGAGAAATATTTCTTTCTAAAAGTTCCTTTACTACTCCATCCTTCCCTATTTTGTCAAGCTTATCTAAAGCAACCGTAAACTCAATTAATTTATCGGTTATTCCTGCATATTCTGCCAAACCTGAAAGAATTTTTCGGTTGTTGATATGAATTGTAACTGAAACTTTTAATTCAGCAAAAGATTTTAAATACAATTGCACCAAATCTACTTCCTGCCAAAGACTTTCGCTTCCCACCACATCGGCGTCACACTGATAAAACTCTCTGAATCTCCCTTTTTGCGGACGGTCTGCTCTCCAAACCGGCTGAATTTGGTAACGTTTGTAAGGGAATGTCAGCTTTCCATGATTCATCGCTACAAATCTCGCGAAAGGAACTGTTAAATCGTAGCGAAGTGCTTTATCTGTAAGGTTTTCTGAACTAAAAGGTTTATCCAAAGCTTTCTGAAAATCATTCTGCATCAGAACTTTCTTATCGTCTTTCGCCTCGTTGATACTTGAATTTAAAATCTTAAAAATCAAGCGATCTCCTTCCTCTCCATATTTTCCTGTCAAAGTAGAAAGATTTTCAAAACTTGGAGTTTCCAAAGGCTGAAATCCGAACAATTCGAAATTATTCTGTAATATATTGATGATGTATTTTCTTCTTGAAACTTCCAGCGATGTAAAATCTCTCGTTCCTTTTGCTAAGCTTGGCTTCATATATAATAAGTAATGGATAATGAGTAATTACTTGCAAAAATAAGGAATTGGAAGGACTTTTAAATGAATAAAAAGCCGGAGATTTTGCTCGCCGACCTTTCACTCAATCATTTATTTTTAATTTTCTGAATCTCTTACACACTTTCTAAAATTTCTAAAATCTCTTCACCATAATTTTCGATTTTATGTTTTCCAAAACCTTTGATATCAAGTAATTCTTCTTTTTTAGCAGGTTTATATTTTGCTACAGAAATCAATTCTTTATTGGTCGCAATAAAATATGACGGAAGATTTTGTTCTTTAGCTTTTTCTGAACGCCAAATTTTTAAAGCATCCAAAATTTCGATCTCATCGGAATTTAGTGCTTCGTCTTCAGCTGAATATTTTGCAGATTTTGAATCTTTAACAACATCTTTGTCCACTGCGATTTTATATTCATTAAAATACAGAACTACCGACCAGAAATTTTCGTCATGCACAAATGCGGTCTCCACCTTTACGATCTCGTGATCGTTGAGAAAATCATCAATCATCTTTTGATCCTGAAGCAAAAATTCATCTGCAATTCTCACTTTTAAAACTTTGATATTCATCATGTACGATTTTAGAATTCAACAATTATTTTCCGCTAAGAAGTAAAAGTTCGTCTACTCTAATTTCTGTAATATATCTTTTCACTCCGTCTTTATCATCATACGATCTGTATGTAATTTTTCCTTCGATGGCAATTTCTTTTCCTTTCGGAACATATTTCTGAAAGATTTCGGCAGTTTTCCCAAAGGCAACGAGACTGTGCCATTGTGTTTCTTCTACTTTTTCACCTTTTGCATTGGTATAATGATCGTTTGTTGCCAATGATACGGTAGCTCTCAGAGTTCCGTTGTCGAATGACATCATTTCTACTTCTTTTCCTGTGTGACCAATCAAGGTGACTTTGTTTCTTAGTGACATAACTTTTATTTTTTAGATTAATTATTCAGATAAGAGACGTTCACTGTTTTCTCAAATCCCTGTTGCAAAGATTCGAATGGTTTGAAAATTTAATCGGTTGAAAATTATTTGAATACGTTTGTAGTCGTTTGAAAATGATTAACTAATGAGTTATAACAAAAACAATCCCTCAAATTTTTAAGTATATTTGAGTATAAAAAGCAAAAAAAATGATTTTCAAAGAGGGCAATAACAATGATTTTTATTGGATCGAACTCATTTCAGATAATAATTTAATGAAAAATTTTATTTCAGATTTCCCACAATTTATTCTCAATAAAAATCTTGCAGTCATTTCCTTTGATAGCGGTTCCATGATTTTGACTGACGAAGAAATTAGTAGAGGATGGAAGTTTGAAAATGAGGTTGCCTATTTTGAATTTCTTAATCTAAATGAACTTTATGGCCCCATTTTCAGTATTTATGACCAATGGTTTTTTCTGCGAACTGGGGCAAGAATAAAAAAATCAGATATTTTTGTAAATTATCTAGGATTTACCATTGATGAATCCAATGCTAAAGATTTACCAAATAAAGATATTACAAAACTTTTTTGGAAGACTATTGAAGAAGAAAATGTAGAAAAATTTATTTTAAATGGTGATCTTTTTTCATTTGGAACAAAAAACAAAAGTGAAATTACACGTATTAAAAATCTATGGATTTAGATATTAATAAAGATCCCCTCCTAAAATTCGCATGCTGCGTCGCCGTAAAATAATCACAAAAAATCTGATAAACTTCAGAATCTGTATGTGTTGCCCGAAGTCCCAACTGAAAATAAATTTCCAAAATCTGATGCGATAGTTTTTCTACCAAACCGATTGAGAAACTGTGAATTTCAGATTGTTTCTCAGAACTTATTAATTCCAAATCTTTCAAAAATTCTTCAATTTTATCAGCAAATTTAAATGCTTTTTCCAATTCATCATTTATTATTTTATTAATCAATTTCAAGCCAAGATTTGGTCGAATTTTAATAGCTTCCTCCAAAAAATGCGCCGCCATCCCAAGGTAATTGACCAGCAATGTCATATCTGCAAAAATCCGAAACGGGATTTTATCTAAAACATCATCCGTAAAAAATTCATCGTAAACAAAACTGTAATCTTCTGAAACTCTTGCATTGTTCACTCTAAAAGAATACGTTCCGGTGGCTTTCATTCCCATTGATTTCCAGTTGGGAATAATTTCTACTTGATCTTTATAAATAACAAAAGAACGGATGATTTCAGAACCCGATTCATCCAATAAAGGATTACCGTTTTCAGTTAATGCAGCATTTAAAGTGAAATGACTTAAATGTGGTGCTCCGGTTGCAAAATGCCAAAGTCCGTTGATCAGAAAAGTTCCGTCATTTTGTTTCTCGGCAGTACCGCCAATCATTCCGCTACCTCCGAAACAGGTTTTTGGATCAGAGAATAATTCTTTTGCAATGCTTGGTTTTAAATTTCTTGAGAAAAAATTGGCTCCCGAACATAAAGTGAGCATCCACCCCAAACTTCCATCGATTTTCGACCAATCGAACAATACAGACAAACCTTCTCTTAGGTGAAATCCTAATCCACCATAAATTTTCGGAACCCAAATCTGAAGCAATCTTTCATGATGAATTTGATTTATGATCGACTCAGAAACTTCAGAAGCTCCCAACATTTCTTTTCTGATTTCTTCAGACGTAAGCATTTTCTCTTTTATTAATTATTTTTCTCCACTCCAAATATCCTGAAATGGCAACAATGAACAAGAAAGCCGTCAAAACAGCGTACAAATAAAGATCTTTGTGAATCAATAACGGAATTGCAATCATGTTACTAATATTCAGCAAAATCCAGTTTTCAATTTTTCTGCGAGCCATGAGCCACATTCCGGCCCATGCAAATGCGCTGACCAAGGAATCCCAAACGGGAACATCAGAATCTGTAAAATGCGTCAGAAAAACCCAGAACAAACCGAATGTTCCAATGACGATTCCTGCAGTAATTAATTTTTCTTGTTTTGTCGTTTCAGAGATCACGGTTTCAGATTTCCGCTTGCCAAACTTCCAATAAAGCCAGCCGTAAATGCTCATTATCAGATAATAAAGGTTAAGCGTAAACTCGGCGTATAGCTTAGAAGTCATCATCACATACAACGTAAGTGAAACTCCGGCAATACCGAAAAGATAATTGTTTGAATTGTTTTTTCGCGCCAAAAGCACCTGAAAAACTGAAAAGAAAACCCCAAACCATTCCGGCAAGGTTGTCTGTTGTAAAATTTCCTGCATCAAATTAACTTATATAAATTAAATGATGAGATGATAAAATCAAATTCCCTACGTCGGCATTATCCGAATCAGGTGTGGAAGATTCCCGGGTATCATCTCAGCCGCAAACACGCAGCACCCCATTGATGGCGCAAAATTGAAGTTTTTTTCTGAAATAAAAAATTAAATTATAAAGTTTTTTAACCGTAAAAGAGACAAAAGAAATGATTTCAAAAAAAGTATTTCAAAAGCTATCAAAATGTGAAGTTAATTTTACGATGAATGTTTTATCATTTTTGAAATATCTAACGCTACGTAATCTTTTGAAACTTTTGCGATAAAACAAAAACCGTTTTCAAACGGATATTTTGTATCTTTAAATTTTAATTATCAGAAACTGTGAAGAAGACGCTGAGAAGAACCTACCGTGTATCGAAATATGTAATTTATAAAGAAACTCTTGTCGATTACAAAGAACATTTTTGGTCGTTTCTGGGAGCTTTTTTCGGAATTGGAATTATCGCTTTTTTACAGTCACAATATTTACTGCAAGAGGAAAATGTATTTTTGATCGGTTCTTTTGGTGCCTCAAGTGTTTTGATTTACGGAGCTATTCAAAGTCCGCTGGCACAACCAAGAAATCTTATCGGCGGACACGTACTTTCGGCCTTGGTAGGAGTGACAATTTATCAGATTGTTCCGGATATTTTGTGGCTTTCGGCGCCGTTAGCAGTTTCTTTCTCAATAATTTTAATGCAATATACCAAAACACTTCATCCACCGGGAGGCGCAACAGCTTTAATTGCGGTAACGTCAACAGGAAAAATTCCTGAATTGGGATATTGGTATGTGATTTCTCCAGTTTTATCGGGATGTATTATCCTATTGATTGTCGCCTTGTTTTTTAATAATATCACAAAAAACAGAAGCTATCCTAACAGCAAAAAATGGAGAAGAATTTTAAATAAAAAACACAAACACAATTTGAAAAATTAACAAGATGGAATGTATCGAATGCGGCGAAAAAATCACCGGAAGATCCGACAAAAAATTCTGCAATGATGCTTGCCGAAATGCTTACAATAATAAGCAGAATAAAGATTCTAGCAATCTGATGCGGAATGTGAATAATAAACTTCGGAGGAACTACCGCATTCTCGCCGAAATAAACATTGATGGTAAAACCAAAATTGCCAAATCTAAACTTGATGGCTTAGGTTTTGATTTTAATTATTTTACACAAATCAAAGTCTACAAAAATGGTTCAGAGTACAAATTTGTTTATGACCAGGGTTACAAAATTTTAGATGAAGATTATATTTTAATTGTTAAAAACTGAAAAAATCTCAAATCATTACATGAAAGAAATTGTAGTAATTACCGGAGCGAGCGGATCTGTTGCAAAAGTTTTAGCCAAAAAACTTGAAAACGAATATTCTGTTCGGTTTCTCACACGTACCAAAAATCATGATAATGAATTTGAGTGGAACATTAGCAATAAAACGATTGATGAGAAAGTTTTTGACAATGTAAGTCATGTCATTCATCTTGCGGGAGCCAATATTTCTGAAAAAAAATGGACGAACGAAAGAAAAAAAGAGATCATTTCGAGCCGTGTAGATTCTGCAAAGTTGATTTTAGAAACACTTCAGAAAAAGAATATTCAGCTTAAATCTTTTATTTCAGCATCGGCAATCGGAATTTATGGTGCCATTACATCACAAAAAATATTCACGGAAGAAGATGATAAGGGAAATGATTTTTTGAGCGAGGTAGTGAGTCTTTGGGAAAATGCAGCAGATGAATTTTCAGTAAAAAAAATCGCCGAAAGAGTTGTAAAGCTGAGAATAGCAGTCGTACTTTCTGAAAAAGAA
It contains:
- a CDS encoding cyanophycinase — encoded protein: MKPVGKLIIIGGAVNKGSFSESDYDQNIEKNLNFFERGILRKIITESKNKENSIIEVITTASQIPQIVGAEYKKAFEFLGAKNVNILDIHNREEANSDAIVARANAADVVMFTGGDQLRLTSILGGTRFHDTILLKYLEQDFIYSGTSAGAAAASENMIYQGSSSEALLKGEIKTTQGLGLIDNVIVDTHFVQRGRIGRLFQAVVSNPRTLGIGLGEDTGLFIYNDTMTAVGSGLVIIVDGRFIKDTNLTNINLGEPISIDNLTVHVMSMNDHYDLTTRKLTIENSQFNPIPQA
- a CDS encoding isoaspartyl peptidase/L-asparaginase, translated to MKIIIHGGFFSESDQSNDVKIAKQNSLKDIAKKAYLYLETHSAFETAAFAVSLLEDDELYNAGIGSQIQSDGIIRMSAAIMDGETQKMSGVINIQNVKNPIFVAKDLMKEDDRVLGGSGAKNYATEHGFEDFSTEIPRRRKEYEAKLNNGGKGTVGCVAFDKDKKLAVATSTGGKGFEIPGRISDSATVAGNYTNEFCAVSCTGVGEDIVSNATSAKIVTRVTDGMNLKQAFEKTFAELKTIDGFAGAIAIDKDGDMYHQDSHPMMVFASYDGENFEIFN
- a CDS encoding YtxH domain-containing protein, with protein sequence MGNKTNGLLALVGLGALAYWKYKKSTPEQQQAVKDKFNNAKDNLNKWGNDLKDKANDVASQAQNKFDEAKTKVEDTATNM
- a CDS encoding class I SAM-dependent methyltransferase, with amino-acid sequence MKNYLEINKNSWNARVQPHLESDFYFVDEFVKGRTSLNSIELELLGDIKGKSILHLQCHFGQDSISLSRLGAKVTGIDLSDKAIYAAIDLAKKCGTDTEFICSDVYNLPNVLDEKFDIVFTSYGTIGWLPDLEKWANVVSHFLKPDGEFVMAEFHPVVWMYDDDFEGVAYNYFNEKPITETLEGTYADSSADIVQDYVSWNHPLSDVLQNLINKNLELKNFQEFDWSPYPCFKHVKEFEKGKWRISKFGNKIPMVYAIKAKKKSS
- the hisS gene encoding histidine--tRNA ligase, whose product is MKPSLAKGTRDFTSLEVSRRKYIINILQNNFELFGFQPLETPSFENLSTLTGKYGEEGDRLIFKILNSSINEAKDDKKVLMQNDFQKALDKPFSSENLTDKALRYDLTVPFARFVAMNHGKLTFPYKRYQIQPVWRADRPQKGRFREFYQCDADVVGSESLWQEVDLVQLYLKSFAELKVSVTIHINNRKILSGLAEYAGITDKLIEFTVALDKLDKIGKDGVVKELLERNISQESIDKLDFLFTQSNNALENLLQLKEKFAGNETGLKGVEELEFVLTQSVNLGVDIQNLVFDITLARGLDYYTGAIFEVKADEAQMGSIGGGGRYDNLTEVFGVKNVPGIGISFGLDRIYLVMEELNLFPEDATSNVEYLFANFGGEETLEALKLIVRLREKGISAELYPESSKINKQFTYAEKKGIKNLVFLGEEEIKNKTVTYKNLEAGEQKTVSLEEFLG
- a CDS encoding HRDC domain-containing protein, which produces MNIKVLKVRIADEFLLQDQKMIDDFLNDHEIVKVETAFVHDENFWSVVLYFNEYKIAVDKDVVKDSKSAKYSAEDEALNSDEIEILDALKIWRSEKAKEQNLPSYFIATNKELISVAKYKPAKKEELLDIKGFGKHKIENYGEEILEILESV
- a CDS encoding single-stranded DNA-binding protein — translated: MSLRNKVTLIGHTGKEVEMMSFDNGTLRATVSLATNDHYTNAKGEKVEETQWHSLVAFGKTAEIFQKYVPKGKEIAIEGKITYRSYDDKDGVKRYITEIRVDELLLLSGK
- a CDS encoding acyl-CoA dehydrogenase family protein, which translates into the protein MLTSEEIRKEMLGASEVSESIINQIHHERLLQIWVPKIYGGLGFHLREGLSVLFDWSKIDGSLGWMLTLCSGANFFSRNLKPSIAKELFSDPKTCFGGSGMIGGTAEKQNDGTFLINGLWHFATGAPHLSHFTLNAALTENGNPLLDESGSEIIRSFVIYKDQVEIIPNWKSMGMKATGTYSFRVNNARVSEDYSFVYDEFFTDDVLDKIPFRIFADMTLLVNYLGMAAHFLEEAIKIRPNLGLKLINKIINDELEKAFKFADKIEEFLKDLELISSEKQSEIHSFSIGLVEKLSHQILEIYFQLGLRATHTDSEVYQIFCDYFTATQHANFRRGSLLISKSIDF
- the pnuC gene encoding nicotinamide riboside transporter PnuC; translation: MMQEILQQTTLPEWFGVFFSVFQVLLARKNNSNNYLFGIAGVSLTLYVMMTSKLYAEFTLNLYYLIMSIYGWLYWKFGKRKSETVISETTKQEKLITAGIVIGTFGLFWVFLTHFTDSDVPVWDSLVSAFAWAGMWLMARRKIENWILLNISNMIAIPLLIHKDLYLYAVLTAFLFIVAISGYLEWRKIINKRENAYV
- a CDS encoding HPP family protein: MKKTLRRTYRVSKYVIYKETLVDYKEHFWSFLGAFFGIGIIAFLQSQYLLQEENVFLIGSFGASSVLIYGAIQSPLAQPRNLIGGHVLSALVGVTIYQIVPDILWLSAPLAVSFSIILMQYTKTLHPPGGATALIAVTSTGKIPELGYWYVISPVLSGCIILLIVALFFNNITKNRSYPNSKKWRRILNKKHKHNLKN
- a CDS encoding DUF2116 family Zn-ribbon domain-containing protein, whose product is MECIECGEKITGRSDKKFCNDACRNAYNNKQNKDSSNLMRNVNNKLRRNYRILAEINIDGKTKIAKSKLDGLGFDFNYFTQIKVYKNGSEYKFVYDQGYKILDEDYILIVKN
- a CDS encoding TIGR01777 family oxidoreductase, which translates into the protein MKEIVVITGASGSVAKVLAKKLENEYSVRFLTRTKNHDNEFEWNISNKTIDEKVFDNVSHVIHLAGANISEKKWTNERKKEIISSRVDSAKLILETLQKKNIQLKSFISASAIGIYGAITSQKIFTEEDDKGNDFLSEVVSLWENAADEFSVKKIAERVVKLRIAVVLSEKEGALKKMSVPVKFGVGSPIGSGKQYIPWIHIEDICSAFEFALKNENLHGAYNASASQHTDNENFTKEIAEVLDKPMFMPNIPSFVMKMMFGELSVVLLEGSRTSSEKLQKAGFKFKYPELKTALKDLFNKN